DNA from Candidatus Latescibacterota bacterium:
TGTAGCTCTACAGGTACAATGTTCCCAGCAAGGGTTAAGTGAACATCGTGTCCGTCACGTACGAGCCCAGCAAGCAATTCCAACATGGTCATGGCACCCCGATTCTCAGTAATAGCTCCTAGATAGGCCAACCGCCAAGGGGAACTGGTGATTGCTCGTTCCGCTTCGCTGACGAGGGAACGATTGGGTAAGTTTCGGACGAGATACCTCGGTACCGGGTATTGTTCCGCGATCGTGTCCATCACATGAACGGTGGGAAGGCCAGCAACAAGACCAACGCGCTCGATTAGGCTGAAGATATTTGCAACCATCCGCCCCACTAGGGAAGGTAAGTAGTGTTTGTTCCGGAGGCTGCCAGCAACGTTCTCGTGGACGTCATAGACAACGCGGAATCCCAACAGGCGAAGCCAGGATAGGTAGATCAACAACTCCGGATCGTGGAAGTGCACGATTTCTGGACGTGGTTCCAATGTCAAAATCCGCTTGATCGCCAACCATGGCCAGATGAGAATCCGCAGGAGACGATTAGGGGCGGTCGGTAGCCCCCAGATTTGGACGCTATCGACGATCTCGTCGCAGCTATGTTGTGCCACTAAATGAACATCATGACCAGCGGAGGCCAGTGAACGGCACTGCTTGTGAAAAATTCGCGTGTCGAATGGAGGGTGAACGGTTGTTACATGACAGACACGCATTTGTTTACTCTCGACCCTTTTCGTCATTATTTTCTCCAGTAGTGATTTAACACGGTAAAAGGGGTGAGACTAGAATCAAACCCAAATAAGAAATAGCAGAAAGCAATCTTCAAGTACAAGACGAAACGGTATTTGATTTTAAGGGTTGTACCCAGAAAATGGGAGAATTCATTAATAGTAATTAGCGGAATCTATTACCCTCCCGCCAGTCATTGTGAACCTTAAGAAGAATATGCTCTAGGTCTTCTGCTAAATTATTTCGCGCAAATTTATTGTTGGCAAGTGTGGCTGCAGCCTCACCTGCGTTGCGCAACCAATCTTTGTTCCGAATCCTTTTCACCAGAGTCTTAGCTGCACTTGAAATGTCATTTATTGGTAATACAATACCAGCGCCGTGTTCCTCAATAAGTTCTGCCTGCCAGCCCCGGTAGTTGATCATTATCGGTTTACTAGCAGCTAGGGCATCGAAGAATTTGTTGGCTGAATTGGACCACATTGGTTCGAGGTCTACAAATAGCGAACTCGCAATTGTGGCAGCCGATAACAGGGTTGGGACCTGTTCTTTCGGAACGCCATCAAGCATGAAAAAATTTTCCCCCAACACTCCGGATTTGGTAGCAACTGCCACGACTTTCTTTTTCATTTTGCCAGAACCTACGATTAAAAATCGAATGCCGGGATCAAGGGGTAAAACCGCTTCAGCCAACCGCGCTAGGTAATCGACACCATTAATGAATCCCATGGTTCCAGCGTAAACAACCAGGGGGCGACCAGCTAGCCATGATAAATCCAAGGGCGGATTACTTTCGAGCTTAGCGGGAGAGAACATTTCAATGTCACAGCAATTCGGGATTACCGTGACACGTTCTGCAGGGTACCCGGTTGCGATTATACCCTCCTGCATTCCAGGTGATAATGCGACGATGTGTTCTGAGTTCATATAAGCAAAATTTTCCAGCCAGCGCGCACAAAAAATTGCCGCTGAATTCTTTATTGCACCTACAGCAATAGGCAGTTCAGGCCAGAGGTCCCTTACCTCAAATACTACTGGCAGTTTTCTCTTACGTGCAGCCCAAATTGCCGGCAAAGCAATGGTCAGAGGTGTACTTGAAGCAAAAACCAAGTCACCCGGGACCTCGAGTGCCTTGCGAAATGAAAGGCCAACGAACTTTGCAAAAGCTCGGACCCGGGCTGCATTGCTCATCGAGTTTGAATAGGGGAGAGGTAACCAGTGGACGTTAATACCCTCCTCCTTAGAATTATACCAGCTCTTTGAAGTACTCGGTTTTCTATCCGACGTAATTATGTGTACTTCGTGTCCATTCGCCACTAGGCGTCTGGCCATTTCGTAGGATCTGGTCCCTCCTTCCATTTTAGGAGTGTTAAAGTAT
Protein-coding regions in this window:
- a CDS encoding glycosyltransferase, whose product is MTKRVESKQMRVCHVTTVHPPFDTRIFHKQCRSLASAGHDVHLVAQHSCDEIVDSVQIWGLPTAPNRLLRILIWPWLAIKRILTLEPRPEIVHFHDPELLIYLSWLRLLGFRVVYDVHENVAGSLRNKHYLPSLVGRMVANIFSLIERVGLVAGLPTVHVMDTIAEQYPVPRYLVRNLPNRSLVSEAERAITSSPWRLAYLGAITENRGAMTMLELLAGLVRDGHDVHLTLAGNIVPVELQARMASFISASNLGDRVTMTGRVEWKHGISIVRDAHLGLCLLDPTPNYMNSLPTKALEYMSQGVPVVISNFDCFIPFVSKPNAGIMVDITSADSIRREVGELLNNPELLTTLGKNGKLAIRNDLNWENDFDTLLAAYREILKDKPFH
- a CDS encoding glycosyltransferase family 4 protein, with the protein product MRIIYLHQYFNTPKMEGGTRSYEMARRLVANGHEVHIITSDRKPSTSKSWYNSKEEGINVHWLPLPYSNSMSNAARVRAFAKFVGLSFRKALEVPGDLVFASSTPLTIALPAIWAARKRKLPVVFEVRDLWPELPIAVGAIKNSAAIFCARWLENFAYMNSEHIVALSPGMQEGIIATGYPAERVTVIPNCCDIEMFSPAKLESNPPLDLSWLAGRPLVVYAGTMGFINGVDYLARLAEAVLPLDPGIRFLIVGSGKMKKKVVAVATKSGVLGENFFMLDGVPKEQVPTLLSAATIASSLFVDLEPMWSNSANKFFDALAASKPIMINYRGWQAELIEEHGAGIVLPINDISSAAKTLVKRIRNKDWLRNAGEAAATLANNKFARNNLAEDLEHILLKVHNDWREGNRFR